The following are from one region of the Patescibacteria group bacterium genome:
- a CDS encoding phage replisome organizer N-terminal domain-containing protein — protein sequence MGSRTWIKVYCDRWINGSIREETPELRSIWIDLMALVGSNLGADNGELRLAPGIGYTDEQISAILNIPVELWQRAKNRLIETERITVTRKNEIAILNWSKYQSEYKRQKHSRK from the coding sequence ATGGGTAGCCGAACATGGATTAAGGTTTATTGTGATAGGTGGATTAACGGCAGTATCAGGGAAGAAACGCCAGAGCTGCGGTCTATCTGGATAGATTTAATGGCGCTGGTCGGCTCTAACCTGGGAGCTGATAACGGGGAACTCAGACTGGCTCCTGGTATAGGTTACACCGATGAACAAATATCCGCTATCTTAAATATCCCCGTTGAATTATGGCAGAGAGCTAAAAATAGACTAATCGAAACAGAACGTATAACCGTAACACGTAAGAATGAAATAGCTATCCTTAACTGGTCTAAATATCAGTCGGAATATAAGAGACAAAAACACTCTCGTAAATAA
- a CDS encoding DUF1064 domain-containing protein: MPTIAGMPVSEDTARANPDLVDGGKVTVSKYHNKRTTLDGMTFDSGAEAKRARELLLLHQAKKIFALAFQVAFPVAKDIIYVADFVYLDENLKPVIEDCKGVKTKEYKIKAKLFKEKYGLEITEC, from the coding sequence ATGCCAACAATAGCAGGTATGCCCGTAAGTGAAGATACAGCCCGCGCCAATCCTGATTTAGTGGATGGTGGTAAGGTAACAGTCAGTAAGTACCACAATAAGCGGACTACTCTTGACGGGATGACGTTTGACAGTGGTGCAGAAGCAAAGCGGGCCCGGGAACTTCTGTTACTGCACCAGGCTAAAAAGATATTTGCCTTAGCGTTTCAGGTGGCTTTCCCAGTAGCAAAAGACATAATTTATGTTGCTGATTTCGTGTACCTAGACGAGAATCTAAAGCCAGTCATCGAGGACTGTAAAGGGGTCAAGACTAAAGAATATAAAATCAAGGCTAAACTATTCAAGGAAAAGTATGGTTTGGAGATTACAGAATGTTAA
- a CDS encoding ATP-binding protein — MEIKLRASRIPEATFDTMRLEHFEACGENEDALKAVQEFTAGKLERPMLLLYGGPGLGKTHLAMSVAWMRILEGKTALYWQVPDLLDALREGYKVEDRLRPGEISMGSYSYIMGTAKNYHTLVLDDMGMQKGTDWAIERLDSIVDYRYINRKETIITTNTLDIPERTKDRCKDGRVVLLRGKSYRGSKK, encoded by the coding sequence ATGGAGATTAAATTAAGAGCGTCACGGATACCGGAGGCAACCTTCGACACCATGAGATTAGAACACTTTGAGGCCTGCGGCGAAAACGAAGATGCTCTAAAAGCGGTGCAGGAATTTACGGCCGGGAAGTTGGAGCGGCCAATGCTTCTGCTTTACGGCGGGCCGGGACTCGGTAAAACTCACTTAGCCATGTCGGTAGCCTGGATGCGGATTTTGGAAGGCAAGACCGCTTTATACTGGCAGGTGCCCGACTTGCTCGATGCTTTAAGAGAGGGTTACAAAGTTGAAGACCGGCTGCGTCCCGGGGAAATCAGCATGGGCAGTTACTCTTACATCATGGGGACGGCAAAGAACTATCACACGCTGGTACTGGACGACATGGGGATGCAGAAGGGCACCGACTGGGCTATAGAGCGGTTAGACTCTATTGTCGATTACAGGTACATCAACCGCAAGGAAACCATCATCACTACCAACACGCTGGATATACCGGAGCGGACAAAGGATCGCTGCAAGGACGGCCGGGTAGTGTTACTGAGGGGCAAAAGCTACCGGGGTTCGAAGAAATGA